Genomic segment of Coffea arabica cultivar ET-39 chromosome 1e, Coffea Arabica ET-39 HiFi, whole genome shotgun sequence:
ATCTAAGAAAGGAAGATTTTTTAGCTAGGGGAAGAAGTAATTTGCCTTTGGTGGAGAAGAGATATGATTTATAGGTAAAGGTAGAAAAATGGATGAAGTTGTAGTGTAATTGGGTCATAAAtgaaaaaaggacaaaaaaggaataaagaaaaggaaggtgGAATATAGGAATACCTGATAGACCAAATACCCTGGCGTAAAGCCCGATCAGGTGGTGGCCGGGACTGCCATCCGGAATACACTGCCAGGACTGTACAAGTCCGGGCATTAGAGTAAGATTTTTTCAATTTCCTGAAAAGGGAAGAAGAAGGAAACAGAAAAGTTAGAAAGAAGAGAATATGTTTGTTAAATAGTATATAAAGAGCGTGAATTTTTTGGGGTTCTttgtttttgggggggggggggggggtgtgtggAGGTTGAATTCGGGGGAGGGGGCAGGAAAGCGGGGAGAGAGGAGAAGATGTAACCTGGAGGAAATAGAAGGGAGAGGATTAGCAAGGGAAAGAGATTTGAGTTGGGAAGCAGAGGTAGAcgtagggttagggtttggagAAGGGAAGATGAGagcggaagaagaagaagaagagttgaaaaatctcaaagaGGAAATGCAAGATTGAGCCATGCGTGGTTTCTGAGCGGTGGTGGCTGCTGGCTGGCTGGCTAGGGAATGGAGGGGAATGGAGGGGTGTGGGGTGTGGGGTGTGGAGTGGGACGGAggaggagaaggagaaggagaaggcGGGGTTTATCCAAAGATACGGTAGGTATTATCGATTGACCAAGGAAGAACATCACCTTCAAACAGAAATATTTACTTGGGATATTTGCCAATTTAATCCTCCAACTTACCTGTGgttgcgtttgataaaactgaaatttgaatagattaaattattgaattgttaagtattaaatctaatatatttgaatGTAAATTACACTCAGTGATaaatgaatagtttatcacttaattttgagaaTAAGTTTTACCTAGAACATATGTTCATATGTGaaaaaattcagtgccacttaattaattcagatgttcaattttttgttatcgaACAATATGAATATATtaaaatctgaattcattaaatttaagtactaaATTGAATTATTAAACAAGAACTaaatctttatatatatatactcaaccTATACTCTATGCTCTCTTTGACTCTCTCTATCTATATATAAAAAACTATGCATTAAGGACACATGATCCCAACTTTCATATAAAATTTGGATaagaaattatttaaaataattattataacactttttataatgtgatgtatgtgagataaaaaaatgattgaaaagataaaaaatatatgtTAAAAATTATGTTTGCAATGAAAGCAAATAATAGTTTTCAAACACAATCAGGTGTATTTAACTTAACTAATCATGCTTTGCATTTGCTATTTGCTACAAAGTCATCAAGTCCCGCATCCGTTTGTAGCATATTACTCGAGACGGTTCTTATGTGAATGTATTGTTCCCCTTACAGCTCTATTTAGattcttcaatttttcaaaaatcaattttttaaatacTATAAAAACTAGTTTTGTACCCATTCATTGAATGGGAattgtttaaaaataataaattatttagtgtaattcataaaaatatttgcataaaatacaaacttattgtataatctattataacATTTTTTAAATACATTACTATGTGTATattgttattcaaaaatagtcttataatgtaaatttaaacatctaattcagtgattaataattcaaaaatgcaaaaaaaaaaaaaaaatttgacaatatgataacattcaaaaacttgaaaataggCGAGAACAATCTTGGCTGATTTTctgtaaacaaaagaatggcCAACCCATTAccaaaacatcaattttggtaCTTAATATAAATGGCTTAAAGGTTAATGTGTAAAGAAAAGAAGTCGAATGAAATATTAATAAAAGATCAGAATTCAGAATCAATCAAGTCATAGGAACACAGAAACCTTCTAAATCTGTTCACGGCTAATAGAAGCAAAATGAAAACATAAGACGTATTTTGCTCTTAagtcaaaaacataaaaaatctaAATAGTCTAATGTCTATTGCATGACGTGAATTGTTGTATGAcaatgaacttgatgccttgccATTTATGTAATCAGTGACACTTTCTTTTTTGGGATAATATTAGAAACCTTCCCTGAGATTTCTTGAAATATCACTAAGTTCCTCCCACATTTTGGAAATCTCTCCTACCACCCCTTGAATTGACATTTTCTTAACAATGTCAGCCCCTCtaagcaaaagtaacaatagaaaatgcattttggaGGAGGGAGAGTATTTTAGTTCCCTTCATACCCTTACATTAACTGATACAGTGACATAAAAAAATTGCAGAGGGTGGAAAATATGAATTGGAGAGTATTTTTCTGGCATGAGCACTGTTGCATGACCGTTGGACATGCAATGGCTACTTTGAGTGCTTCCAGCAGTATTAAAAGGTGAAGGAACCGCTGCTGAAGTAAGGCAGATGGAGAGGTAGCTGGGCAAAGCAATAGCTAGTTCATCATTTGAAGGGCACTCATACAAATCACCTTCATCATTAAGCATGAAGAACCGGTATTGTAAATGCAACCGCAAGGCTATATTACGAATTTCAGAGAGTGAAAGAAATCCGGATAAACTATATTTTAGTTATTCAAAGTGCAACTACTTCCAGTGGTATGAAGGAAATGAAGGTGAAGAGTTGCAGAGCCCAAGAAATGAAGGTGAAGAAGTGCAAAGCCAAAGAAATGAAGCTGATCGTGCAGTGCTTCCATTAAGGACAGCAAATCATGAATGTAACTTGATGCCTCGACAGAATGCAATTATCACCATCTTGTTCATCATCAATCTACTACTCTTAGCAATTTATCTTTTCATTCAAATAGTTAAAGCAGTCACACTTTCTTGTTCTAGTAGTAGTAGATGTGTTCCAAACTGTTTGGAGCCTTACTGGTCATACATGAAAGAACCAGAAGGCGTGTGTAAGTCGGACATGATGTTAAGCTATGCGAAAATGAGTTGAAGCTGTATTTTACTTCACACATATGCCCCCCCAGATTTGTTGCATTATTGTTATACCAAAAGTCATACTTGATGGAAAATGCATATAAGCACTCAGGTGAAGTTCCTTAAGTACAACAATACTTTACTGCAAAGTTCATTAGAAAACAACAGTAAAGCTTCCATACATAATGGTAAGGAATCCGAGACATAGAGTTAAAAAAAGCAGAGCATACTTGGCAAGAGTAAATTGAAATTCCACCATATAGTACCAAAACATATGTCCAAGATTTGTTCACTGGGACTGGGAATGCATATAAGTACTTGGCATACGGTACAAATAATATTTAGCAAAAGTATATAGCAATCCTTTAAGAATTGAAAACATCATCTAAAAACATCATTTGCAGATGATGAGGATTGCTACATATACAACTGTACCAGATCAGTCTCCCAAAGCAAAACTCATATTACTAGTACTAATTAGAACCACATACTGATGCTGCTATTGTCATTGTGAGTTTCAGTGGTAGTTGCAGAAGTGGATATTGAAGATGCAGTGACTGTTGGAGCTCTTGCAGATGCAGTGATATTTGGAGTTTGATGTGGATTAAGAGCTGCATTTCGTCTGGCTCTCTTATTATTGTTAGCAACAGTAGTTCCAACCCATGCATTTGGCCCTCCTCTCTGAAGCCATGTAGCAAATTCTATTAAACTAATGGCCTTGACAGTTAAAATAGTTAGCAATAAGTGATGAAACTAATTTCTGATTAGCATTACCCTTCTGGTATTAGTACTAGTGCTAGCAGAATGATTAAGTTGAACATTAGCTCCAGCAATTTGATTTTGAGTGCTTCCATTACTACTTTGACTTGACACAATCACTGGGACATTTCCTTGTGCATGTTCCTGACAAATCATGACAAAATGCTAAGCTCATTTGCAATTCCCAAATACACATAAAGATACTGTAAATATACAACTGCTACAATTACCTATAGAACATATCCTGCTAATCTAGTATTGGCAATGCCTCTTCCTGGCATTCCTCTTCGACTTGCTACCTGATTTGCAGAGGTACTGCTGCTTCTTTTTTCAGCAACAGGAGCTCCTTGACAAGTTCTCCTATTATGTCCAAATGTACCACACCTAAAGCACCTGAAACTGATTGATCTCTTGTGTTGAGATGTAGGAGCTCATTCATCAGGTGCTCTTCTCTATTTCTTCTTGGTCTGCCAGCTCTTCTTCTAAGTAGTGGTGGCAAAACTACTGCTGGTGTCACATCTTCCATAGGAGGCCACCTATTCACAATTGGAATTGGGTTGATCATGAATGCATATGTTTTTAAATATTGATATCTTGAAAAAGTTGCATCACAATAGCTTTCCAGTTTCTCCCTTCTATAAATAGCTCCTAGTGCAGCATGTTTGCAAGGAATGCCAGTCAACTGGAAAGCCCCGCATTCACATGTCCTCTCATGCAACTTGACTATATAGGACTTATCCACATCTGCTACTTCAAATGTGTTCTCACTTGCCATTGTCAATGAACACCTTCTTGATTTAGATGCAATATCCTTCAGCTTACCAGTAACATGTGGAGTAAGCCTAGATGTCTATGTGCAGCCTTTTTGATACCTCTTATGTAGTTTCTTCATAAATTTTTGCCTCAGTCCATCAGCCAGAGCAAGTATATTCATTTCTCTCAGTTCACCAACCCATGCACTAAAAGATTCTGTGAAATTATTGGTGACATGATCACATTTAATTTTAGCAGAAAATGCATGCCTTGCCCAATTACACTTAGGAATGTTTGCTAAGTATCTCCAAGCATCTATGTTAATATTCTTTATTCTTTTCATAGCCTTATTGTGTCCTATCAGATTATAGCTTTTAGCTGCTTGCCAAAAAAATCTCCTTAAAAGCAATCCTGAAAATTTGACTTTGAAGTTGCTGTAGATGTGTCAATCACAATATCGTGTAGCAACTTGTGGCACTTGTTCCTCATATGCAAGGTTTAGTCCCTATACAGAGAATGGACAGAAACAAATTCCTTCAAATACTTGACAGCCATGCAAAACAGCAATGGAAGAAATATTATACATGAAACATACCTTCTGCCTATCACTCATGAAGGTGAGTGGAATATTGTTTGGAAATGGTCCAAAGAAATCCTGAAAATAGTAAAAAAATCAACTCCAAGCTTCCTTGTTTTCACACTTAACAACAGCAAAAGCTAATGGAAACAAACTGTTGTTCCCATCAAGAGCAACAGCAGTCAACAGAATGCCCCCAAATGCACATTTCAAATGGCAGCCATCAAATCTAATAAATGGCCTGCAACCTGCCAGGAAACCATCTCTTTGTGCCTTGAAACTTATGAACAATCTCAGAAATTTAGGCTCCACCAGAAGATTTGGCCTATCATAGTGAATTTTCATGATGCTTCCTGGGTTATTAATCCTCAAAAGTTCAGCATATTTTGGTAACTTTTCATAGGCCTCACTGTGTGAGCCTTCTAGTGCTTCCAAGGCTTTCTTTTTTGCCCTGTAAATTTGCATTCTACTTGGCAAGACTTCATGCTTCTGCATTTCAGCCTTTACTCCATTGCTTGTCATCTCTGGATGATCTCTCATaacagaaattaatttttttgcaaTCCAATCTGATGTTGCTTCTGAGTTTTTCCTATCCATGACACACGTATGCTCAGGTGTATATGTCTTTACCATGAATATGGTTGTATTAGCAATTGGGGATGCATGAATCCTCCAGTTACAACCCTCAGCACCACACTTGGCAGTGCACCtgctattttcatttttcaacctCACCAATGGAAATCCTTTCTGAATAGTATAGTCTTTTAACACTGCTCTAAATGCATCCACATTGGTAAATAGCATCTCTTTTTCAAACTCAATGTCCTCTCTTGGATTGTAAGTCCACATTTTTTACTGCATGATTGCTCTCATAGGATCTGATTCTTGGTCAGATTCTGAATCAGGCACAACTTCTGCATCCTCAATCTCCTCATAATCAGACAAGTCATTTTCCTCCTTGTCACTGGAAGAAATTAAGGCCCTATCTTCAGCTATGACATCTTCCAAATCACTATCTATATCATCATTCCAAGAATCATCAGAACTAGAGGCATAAATCTCATCATCACCCTCACTGTCAACTACAGGAATAGGAGCTTTTTTTATTCCTATGTCTTTCTGTGCATCCTGAAGTTGGTTATTCCTGTTGTCTACCATATTCTCCTCTGTAGTAGGAATAATATCCAGGTGCAACAAGTACAAGTTTATAACAAGATCTTGTTCATGAACTTTGAACATATCAGATACTGATTTGTCACTACTGATGTCCATAAAGCCTGTTGTCCAAGGAATCGCACATTTCATATGCACAAGCATGTTCAAATTTCCAGGCAAATCATTCATTGCCTTATCAGTAACATCGCCAAGAAGGTCAATATATTGGTAGTTGTTTGGATCGGCATTAGGAATTCTGACAGTGTTTCCCATGTAATGGACTACAATATCATGTGCAATAATTCTTCCCATCCTACATATCAGTGTGTTCCCAAGAAAAGTCTCAATCAGTTGCTATACGGATCACATACTCAGGTTGCTATATTCAAAGTCAAACTCAGGTTGCAAAACAGAACCTTCATAGCAGCTCCATGAACAAGCAACTAAACCAgcttttcatttaaattttcacttttgtctACTAACCAACTGTATACACTACACTTAGAGCTTGTCATATGTATTGCAGCTTTAATATACAAAGCTAAGCTCTTCTTATGTATTACAGCTTCAAAAAACTCAATATTCATCAACTTTATAAAGGTCAGACATACATCATCAAATCACACATTCTTTACAGCATCCAACATCAACAATACTTAATAAAACAAGAGCATACAAAGGGTCTGGTTGGATTATAAACCCGGTCATCAAGTccaacaaaacacaaaaacacaAGGAAAACAGAGATATTATAGGCAAACCAAATAGAAAGCTTCATGACACCTGCATTTTCTCCTGTTACATGTTGATCATATCAACCAGCAGTGAAAGATTTTTACTTGTTCTGCAGCTTAGTTTTGACAATCACACTTTTAGTCCAACCGAACGCATGCAATTTATTCAAGTGCCATATTTCTCCTCCTCTGCAATATCCAGCAAGAGATTTCCAGAAACATAGCTTCAAGTGGTTCTCCAAGCTATAAATAACAATCACAGTTATAAGTAGTATTTTATTCCTTGGCATTTCCCGGGCACTTAGATGTCTTATCAGAGCAAAATGGCGCTATGATACACGTACGGAACTCAGTTTCTAGGCGGCAATGGTTTCCCGCTCCTTATACAGTTGCATGCTTAGTgatattgtcatttttttttcattttatcagCTCAATAAGAGCACATCAGAAACAAGGGTATTATTGGCAACTGATGAATTTTTATAGTGACTTCTGACCTCGCCATCACTTGAGGGGTGGTAGGAGAGATTTCCAAAATGTGGGGGAAGCTTAGTGATATTtcaagaaacctcaggggaggtttctgatattatcccttctttttttttagaaactttctact
This window contains:
- the LOC113696475 gene encoding uncharacterized protein, whose amino-acid sequence is MWTYNPREDIEFEKEMLFTNVDAFRAVLKDYTIQKGFPLVRLKNENSRCTAKCGAEGCNWRIHASPIANTTIFMVKTYTPEHTCVMDRKNSEATSDWIAKKLISVMRDHPEMTSNGVKAEMQKHEVLPSRMQIYRAKKKALEALEGSHSEAYEKLPKYAELLRINNPGSIMKIHYDRPNLLVEPKFLRLFISFKAQRDGFLAGCRPFIRFDGCHLKCAFGGILLTAVALDGNNSLFPLAFAVVKCENKEAWS